TACTTTCAGGTAAGAGTATATTGTGGCAGATCATATAGATTTATATAGAGGTTATATATAGCTGCTTGATTTGTGGAGTAGatctatctataattatgttgtataataatttcCTATTCACAAAATTGGTATGTTACACACGCAGTTTGTTAGTTGGAAAAACATTTGCCATGTAACAATTTGATATACGTATAGGATTGCCAGGGGAAACCACAGCAggcaccaaaaagcgtggaaacaagaaatcttGCGAGAGCATAACTTCAATGAATCCGTTACAGCATCATTCACATGAGCTACTATATAGTACTGATACATTACATTATAGCATCACATAAAGGAATTATtgtaaaactataattataaacattacTGTGTTCCATGTCCAAAACCAGCTTTCATATCCACCACACATTTTTACACAATCACTTCCATGTCACCATGCATATAGATGAactgtgtatatgcatgtagctatagtatttactgcataattatataattattctgaggTGATAAAAATGAGAGCACAAGTGCTTGATGATGATTATATATGAGGCCAAAATCAGTTTGTTTGTTGGGGTGATAGTCATTCAAAAATTAAAGGTCAGTGGAATTTGTTTGCATGAGCACTGTCTATTTGTATTTCCTCATCAATCACATGATTGTCACATGAAACAGTTCCATTCAAATTATCTGCCGAGTAACTCTCACTGAGTTGCGATAAATTCTGCTTCAATATCTCGCTTTTCTCGCTTGACACCGGTGATGGTGAAGTTGGACTAACGCTTCCTGTACACTCCGAATCAATCTTGGAAATTCCGTCACATTCGCTTCCCGTCGACCCATTTTCGATGTCATACGTTTCCACGACGATAGTCTGTGTCGTGTATGTAGTTGATTGAGTGTACTGTCCCAGACACTGCACTTGATCACTGTCTTCTTGCTCGTCCTCTACTATGCTCGGTAGAATGCTGTTAGAGAATGAGTGGCCTTCGTCTCCTGGAGAGAAATTAAAGTATAAAACTCAGAATTTGGGACAGTTAAAACAACAATTACCGTTAAAAAACTAATGTTCGAATAACAATATCTGATATACCTGCATGACTGTACTATGATAAAGCATGCAATACATGAATACGGTTTTGGCAGAAGGCACTACGGTAACCATTgaaacccatgcatgcaataacaaCACTTGTTTATACCCTTATGAGCGCATATTTTCGCAGAGCAATAATTTTCATACAATTTGACAATGCTACAGTCAATGTTGTTACTGATATACGTACACAGTGACATAAACTTACCAACTTTATCTCTTCGTTGCCAATAGTTACCAGTACCTCCATCTCTTCCTTTACTGCTTCCACTGTGCTCTGGAGTAGACGTTGACAGGACCACGTTGTAGTAGACTAGTGTGGGGTCAATTTCTAGAGTGAGAAGTTGTGTTGGTAGCACTCGGGATTGAAGTGACACCAGGGACTCTCTGAGATCAGTGAATGAAGGTCTTTCAAGACTCTCTTCAGCCCAGCATAGGCTCATCAGATTGTACCTGGATGCACAGTCGTAACATGAATtatcataaataattatggaaacCTATAGTAAGACGAATAAGTCAGCTGTGCAATAGTTACCAGTACCTCCAGTAGTATAAAGTTGCAAAGTCCATTAatggagctagctagcaaattAACAACGTTTTGGTAACTTACAGATGTTGTGCAGTGTTGGGTGGTCTCTCTAACCTCTCCCCCATTTCCAGGTGAGCCACAAGGTCCTTGTGTCCAACAGTAGAGTAGGGGAAGCCACCTGTACAGGAAGGATTAGGTCGTAAGGATGGTTACTGTAATATGACATTCTCAAGATAACATATAAGCTTTTCTAAAAAAATTGGCACTGGAAATTCAATGCATGAAGTACTTTCTAAACACATACCGAGAGTTGCTATCTCCCACACGGTCACTCCGTACCCCCAAACATCAGTAGCACTGTTAAACTGCGCCTCCTCCAAAGACTCCAGTGCCATCCATCTCATAGGCAGTCTACCGTCATCTGTTCTGTGGTAGGCTCGAGGTTTAGCCTTTTGTTTAGAGCAGCCGCTGAGACCAAAGTCTGAAATTTTTATGAGGAGTTTATTATCAAGGTACATGTTTCGACAAGCTAGATCGCCATGGACAACACCAATGGAACTCAGAAATTCCTGCAGTAAATGAGAAGATAATTAGTAAGTTCAAGCAGTAGATATACTGTAAGAgcacaacattaatttgaaACTACACGTACAGCAGCTGATGTACAGCTAGATGCATGGATTGCATACTTTTTGTACGTTAAAATGTAGTCACGTACAATTCAATATAGGCACCAAAactgttgcatgcatggcaaaAAACACACAGCGTGTTTATAAAATCGAAGCGAATGTGCTTACCATTCCGACAGCAATCTGCTCAGCAAATTGGACCAATGTGTGGCTGGTTACCTCCACACCTTTGGTACCCTCTACCAACAGTGCTCTCTGATTCTGAAGGAACGTTAGGAGATCACCCCTCAATGGTAACTCTGAAACCATGGAAATGACAGGTCTGATTCAAACTTTCATGGCAATGAAGGATAGCTAGTTTAGTTTAGTGGAAGGTTGTTTGGATTATGAAACCCATGCCACGATAATTACTTAGGGATTTTCTGCAGCTGCGTATATATAAAGTGATCCTTAACTCTCATCTATTGTAATAAGTGGCAATTTTCAAGTTTACAATACCAATTAAGATAGGATGATGTCATAGTAGGCTCATTTTTTACTCCTGTAATATACATACCTGATACCAAGCAACACGGATCTCTGGTAGTCACACAGCCAATCATCTTCaccacatgatctccagctgTGCCAGCACAGTAACTCTGGTACGAGACAAGCTTGGTCTGCTCTATGTGGTCCATGAATGACTGTCTCTCTAACTCTCCACTCGAACCTGCAGAGTTTAGAAGGAGTTTCAATTTTAGCCACAATGCCTTGGGATTACAAATAAATTATAAATGCATGTGGTGTTAAATTTTAAAAGTGTTGTGCAATCAATGTGCTGAGTCCACAATACTTGATATAAACATTATTAACTGCAGTTGAAAACACTTCACCCACCTTTTAGTACTTTAATGGCCATACCCCCATCAACTCCGTCAATCTCCTCAGGCCCTCTCCTAACCACCCCTTGATATACATCACCAAATGCCCCGTGGCCGAGCTTTGTTTGCAAGACAACACTCCCGGGATGCAGCTCCCATGTGTCAACATTCAGTAATGGAATATGATCAACGTTGTCTCTTTTGTGAAGCTTGCTGTCCAAATTTTTGGCATGATAGTCaccctaataattataagaaggAGAGAAAAAAAATCCAGATGAGTAAATGCGAAGTTTTGTACGTGTGAAGGTACATTTACTACAATTCGTGCATGCAGATGTGCATGTACGTCTTGTTGAGTGTATACATATAGATACCAAACTTACGCTCGATTCCAAATACCCTGCTGCTCTCTTGCTGATTCTTCTATTCCTTAAACAAGCAAGTGCAACGCAAATGACCATTATCACTACTGCAACTAGCATGACCACACTgatgccaataattatgtagagaACATCCATTGACAAGGCTGCAAATGGAAATTGAATATGAATTGCACAATCCATCAGCTCCAATGAGtacacatgcagcatgcaaCAAACGCATACATAATTGCATATGCACAATTGCATCTAGGAGTAAGCGACTAAAAGCTACATGAGAAGTAATTGAAATAGTAAAATATTTCTTCTCTATATATACCTGCAGGTGGCTGAGGGGGTGGTTCGGTAGTGACAAGTACACGTAGCTCTCCTATCTCAATGCAGGCTGGGGTACTCCAGTTACTCACTGCACGATGAATATTGATGGAGCGTACCTGCAATCAAAAGTTGTCATGAGACATACGTATATACCATgcagtgtactataatagtgttgtcaattattacgaaagatatatatatactgtctcTAAAGCAAATCATGCATTGGTGATAATTCATGACATTaatcaaatataattatattatgcagTTGATCCAATCAGGTCTCCAGACAATAATTACGATATGCAAGCCACTTATCATTGTATCCATGTTAGTGTATGCTTACCTGCAAGTAGACACAGTTGTTCTCTTTATATTCAGGTATCTCCATCACGAGTGGTACTCTCACAGCTGCTAAAGATATCTGTGGAAAACACAGTACATTATTAAACCATCTAATGACGCTGATTTTGTCCAATAACGGTCGACCATACACACAAAGTGTAGTTAAAGCACAAATGTACCAACAGATATAAAATTAGGATGTATAAATTTAAACCAAGACATATCactcgtacatgtacgtacattgatCATCTTTTGAGTGAACAGCTCTCCAAAATCATCGTCTTCCTCAAAAGCTTGATCCTCTGTTACCCTCACTTCATACGACATCACACTTGAAGATGGTTGCctccaccccacccacactcTCACAACTCCAACACCTCTCGAAACATTCATGACAGTTACATCATCAGAACTAACAATGATATCATCAATAATTGCGGATGGGAAGGGCAAAGCATCGAAGGTACAACTCTCCTCATCGGGGGTGATGATAGAGGTCACGTAGTCTGTCACTGTAGTCATCTGTCGCATGAAAATGAATAGTGATATAATCACGCCAGAATGTAGTAGCCTCAAACTAATTTCATTGAAATAATGACAGCAGCTATACGTAATTTAAAGCTGTTAAATAACTGCTTCGAAAAACGGCTAGGCATCTAGTACGTGTTAAAACTTATAGTATACACTTATCTGATACTAATGCGATTAAACAAACTCACAGTGATTCTGTAGTAGGCCCCGGAGTTTCGGCTGAAGGGAAGCCCTCTGGTTGTGTAAGAGTACTGAGAACCATTAGTCTGCAATAAATACATCGTAAAGAGATCGATACTCTAACTTTCCAATCAAAAATGCAAGGAATGTATAGCACAGGTGTATTTGTGCACTAAAAAAAGTCCAAAAATACCTTAGGTTGAATGTTTGCAATATAGATATAATTTCTCGTACTCGGAATTAGAGACGTCTCTACTCTGAATTGCTGGATTGCATCTGTCAAAACATCATGTTCTGGAATGGACCAGGAAATATGGAATCGAAACAGGCCCTCTCGTTCACTCCACTCTCGCTCGCATTGAAAGTTAAGTGGAACGGGAATAGTATATTTCTCTGTGGATGAGATGGAGCAATTGCAGTAtaatgtgataattatagttaagcGTGTATAAtattacacatgtatgtacttttAATAAAAGCTAGCAATAAAAACTATACATGATATCCACTAGTATAGTAAAACATCCCCATGGTATGTCAAGTAATTTAAAGTATATACCTTGCACATCCACAAGGAAGGTACTCCCTGGTGGAATGTACTCTCCAGATAGAGCATGGGAGGAGACTGAGATACGATAGTAGCAGCCACCCACCGGTCCCTCCAGAGGAGATTTCAGAGCTTCTATCACTGCTGACGACTCAGTCTGGAGAATGAAGTTTATAGGACACAGAAGTAAAAAATAAAAAGATAGAGCtaatcagaataattatgtgcttcaATTTCGAAATTGACTGCTAAAGCCGAAACATCTGATTTGTGGTTACCCTACCTTGGGAACTACAATGGTTTGCCCTAAAGTTCCACAGAGTGCGGTTGAATCGTCCAGTGTGACCGTGTAGTGGCTCAGACTATACGAGGCCTCTGCATGTAGAGTgtgtaataaattattatactagcTCAGCAAAGgtaatgtacatatatacagtgAATGCTGAATAATTATCTTCAGGTTCACAGTagtaagtaccgtatagcgcgaaattttcgaggggcttaattttcgtggatttcgtgggttagcaatcctacacgaaaattaagtccacgaaaatcgttctttacctgcctataacgtgcaagatttaaaggcgtggcttccggtaagcagtcattccgcgaacattgtgcaacgaaaatacttttagaggccaatccacgaaatataagtgcctcgaaaatttcgcgctatacggtatatagaacTGGAGTATTATAAATAAAAGAATTGGAAAACCATTGTTAATCAATTTGGCTATCCTGTCTATAAAGTCACATTATCAAGGTTACAAgcatgtaataaaagtcatacagtcccttataataattattttattacacGGTTGCgtatagcctcgaggcatgattTAGTAATTGGTCGTCGTGATATAAACacagtcataataatttataacatGAGAATCTTATGCATTATGCATTCGTGCTTGTGCCATTATATTTCTCGGTCTAATGGTATATAAgctattatataatatacacaGCAAATTGTATCCCATACACACCTGGTGGATGTCTCCACGTCACTTCAATTCTGGCATGCTTCCAGAACAGAGGTCTTAAGTCAGGACTGACTCTAGTCACGATGAAATTGGGATCTGGATTCTGTGGAAGTCTATTAGTTGGTTCAGGAGCAAGATCTATGAAATGTGAATCAAAATAATTGCAGTGTATAGCCAT
The Halichondria panicea chromosome 14, odHalPani1.1, whole genome shotgun sequence DNA segment above includes these coding regions:
- the LOC135347804 gene encoding uncharacterized protein LOC135347804 — protein: MDMKLQLLAIALLIMQSLCAGAKNLTDPGLFDTESSASGSGGSGSGSGEGSGETKTTECFAPRYSPPPQFTLRSVAVAEIRCHLACTERVLRELNITLKLDNTYPLWPAIPDDVIEQDCTVYQKIQGCREGCTEYYSLLPETTSSQCSSLCSHSCVLDCGGHFNCTQDGTQCLRVCNKEMCRVGCQLYEDEMQWSSPQPDMLPLSPLEAPHLTIPNDPRPSVYRVSASNTTQEVTSGQIGIPTATNFLFRVLRTGTRSAVSYYWLHTLNDPLDLASYACDEEVYVQYKAINKNGLSSSWSRPSIIDVYGYLAPEPTNRLPQNPDPNFIVTRVSPDLRPLFWKHARIEVTWRHPPEASYSLSHYTVTLDDSTALCGTLGQTIVVPKTESSAVIEALKSPLEGPVGGCYYRISVSSHALSGEYIPPGSTFLVDVQEKYTIPVPLNFQCEREWSEREGLFRFHISWSIPEHDVLTDAIQQFRVETSLIPSTRNYIYIANIQPKTNGSQYSYTTRGLPFSRNSGAYYRITMTTVTDYVTSIITPDEESCTFDALPFPSAIIDDIIVSSDDVTVMNVSRGVGVVRVWVGWRQPSSSVMSYEVRVTEDQAFEEDDDFGELFTQKMINISLAAVRVPLVMEIPEYKENNCVYLQVRSINIHRAVSNWSTPACIEIGELRVLVTTEPPPQPPAALSMDVLYIIIGISVVMLVAVVIMVICVALACLRNRRISKRAAGYLESSGDYHAKNLDSKLHKRDNVDHIPLLNVDTWELHPGSVVLQTKLGHGAFGDVYQGVVRRGPEEIDGVDGGMAIKVLKGSSGELERQSFMDHIEQTKLVSYQSYCAGTAGDHVVKMIGCVTTRDPCCLVSELPLRGDLLTFLQNQRALLVEGTKGVEVTSHTLVQFAEQIAVGMEFLSSIGVVHGDLACRNMYLDNKLLIKISDFGLSGCSKQKAKPRAYHRTDDGRLPMRWMALESLEEAQFNSATDVWGYGVTVWEIATLGGFPYSTVGHKDLVAHLEMGERLERPPNTAQHLYNLMSLCWAEESLERPSFTDLRESLVSLQSRVLPTQLLTLEIDPTLVYYNVVLSTSTPEHSGSSKGRDGGTGNYWQRRDKVGDEGHSFSNSILPSIVEDEQEDSDQVQCLGQYTQSTTYTTQTIVVETYDIENGSTGSECDGISKIDSECTGSVSPTSPSPVSSEKSEILKQNLSQLSESYSADNLNGTVSCDNHVIDEEIQIDSAHANKFH